A stretch of Plesiomonas shigelloides DNA encodes these proteins:
- a CDS encoding SmdA family multidrug ABC transporter permease/ATP-binding protein: MGLFRQLSWFFRQQWRRYAGAIGLLVSIALLELLPPTIVGRIVDGIDKQQMDAAHLLRWIALLLGCAVLVYGLRVVWRVLLFGASYRLAVELRQSIYQQLSRQHSRFYLRHRTGDLMARSTNDIDRVVFAAGEGVLTLVDSMVQGLAVLFIMSTQLSWQLTLLALLPMPIMAWFIKGYGDQLHHRFRHAQAAFSSLNNTVQETLTSIRMVKAFGLEKRQQGHFAQAAADANQRNMSVAKVDAKFDPTIYVAIAMANLLAVGGGSWMVVHGSMTLGQLTSFIMYLGLMIWPMLAMAWMFNIVERGSAAYVRVQALLAEEPDVPDGHLDLPAERGVLDVNVQRFAYPEGKHPALQAVQLQVKPGQMLGICGATGSGKSTLLALIQRQFALTDEQGTICFHQLSLADLKLHAWRERLAVVSQTPFLFSASIAENIAFGRPQASMEQIRYVAELACVAEDIERLPQGYDTPVGERGVMLSGGQKQRIAIARALLLEAEILILDDALSAVDGQTEHRILHNLRQWRQGRTLLVTAHRLSALAEADEIVVLQQGQVAQRGTHAALSQQSGWYQEMYRYQQLEQALERDDEEDVVC, encoded by the coding sequence GTGGGATTGTTCAGGCAACTGAGCTGGTTTTTTCGTCAGCAGTGGCGACGTTATGCTGGGGCCATCGGGCTACTGGTTTCTATCGCGTTGCTCGAATTATTGCCGCCAACCATTGTCGGGCGGATTGTCGACGGTATTGATAAACAGCAGATGGATGCTGCGCATCTGCTGCGTTGGATTGCTCTGCTGCTAGGCTGTGCCGTGTTGGTATACGGCCTGCGGGTGGTGTGGCGAGTGTTACTTTTTGGTGCTTCTTACCGGTTGGCGGTAGAGCTGCGCCAGTCGATTTATCAGCAGCTCAGTCGTCAACACAGCCGTTTTTATCTGCGTCACCGTACTGGCGATCTGATGGCGCGCTCCACCAATGATATCGATCGCGTGGTGTTTGCCGCGGGGGAAGGGGTGCTGACGCTGGTCGACTCCATGGTGCAGGGATTGGCGGTGCTGTTCATCATGAGCACTCAGCTCAGTTGGCAATTGACGTTACTGGCGTTGCTACCGATGCCGATTATGGCGTGGTTTATCAAAGGCTATGGCGATCAGCTGCATCATCGGTTCCGTCATGCGCAAGCCGCGTTTTCCAGTTTGAATAACACGGTGCAAGAAACCCTGACCAGTATTCGGATGGTGAAAGCATTTGGCTTAGAAAAACGCCAGCAAGGACATTTTGCGCAGGCGGCTGCCGATGCGAATCAGCGCAATATGTCGGTGGCCAAAGTCGATGCGAAGTTTGACCCGACTATCTATGTGGCTATCGCGATGGCCAACCTGCTGGCGGTAGGCGGCGGTAGCTGGATGGTAGTGCATGGCAGCATGACGTTGGGTCAGTTGACCAGCTTCATCATGTATCTGGGCTTGATGATTTGGCCGATGTTGGCGATGGCGTGGATGTTCAATATTGTTGAGCGTGGCAGTGCGGCGTATGTGCGGGTTCAGGCGCTCTTGGCCGAAGAGCCGGATGTGCCGGATGGCCATCTGGATCTGCCTGCCGAGCGCGGTGTGCTGGATGTTAACGTCCAGCGCTTTGCGTATCCGGAAGGCAAGCACCCCGCGCTGCAAGCGGTGCAGCTGCAAGTCAAACCGGGCCAGATGCTGGGGATTTGTGGCGCGACTGGCTCGGGAAAAAGTACGTTGCTGGCCTTGATCCAGCGTCAATTCGCGTTGACCGATGAACAAGGTACTATTTGCTTTCACCAGCTTTCGTTAGCCGATCTAAAGTTGCACGCGTGGCGTGAACGGCTGGCGGTGGTGAGTCAAACTCCCTTTTTGTTTTCCGCTTCGATTGCGGAAAATATCGCGTTTGGGCGTCCGCAAGCCAGTATGGAGCAAATTCGCTATGTCGCCGAATTGGCCTGTGTGGCGGAAGATATTGAGCGTTTACCACAGGGCTATGATACGCCGGTGGGGGAGCGTGGGGTGATGCTCTCGGGCGGACAGAAGCAGCGTATCGCCATTGCACGCGCCTTGTTACTGGAAGCTGAGATCTTGATTTTGGATGATGCGCTGTCTGCCGTTGATGGCCAAACCGAGCACCGCATTTTGCATAATCTGCGGCAATGGCGCCAAGGGCGTACCTTGTTGGTTACTGCGCATCGTCTTTCCGCCTTGGCAGAAGCCGACGAGATTGTGGTGTTGCAACAAGGTCAGGTTGCGCAGCGTGGCACCCATGCGGCGCTCAGTCAGCAGTCAGGATGGTATCAGGAGATGTACCGTTATCAGCAACTAGAACAAGCGCTGGAGCGGGACGATGAGGAAGACGTGGTATGTTAA
- a CDS encoding Na+/H+ antiporter NhaC family protein, whose product MNIVDYSNSFWAVLPPFTALVLAVVTRRVLFSLGMGIVLGALLLTQFSPLNALGYLQQKATALVWDDGALNWWNIHILLFLFLLGGMTAMLTLSGGSRAFAQWARQRIKTQRGAKLLTVFLGAFIFIDDYFNSLAVGSIARPVTDRAHISRAKLAYILDSTAAPVCVMMPASSWGAYIITIIGGILTTHGVTEYTPLGAFVAMVPMNLYAIFALVMVLVVSWLSLNIGPMRRHERMASEGISLTGREMEEQSNDHGFSVRELESGRVSDLLIPIIALVVVTVSAMLFTGYQVLAANNQPFGIIGAFENTNVGLSLVSGGCVGLLLSVLTTVRQRVAMADLLQALLSGMRSMLPAVYILLFAWTIGAVIKDMSTGKYLSSLIQGNLPLSLLPVLLFMVAGLMAFSTGTSWGTFGIMLPIAADMAAAADIAMLLPSMAAVMAGAVFGDHCSPISDTTILSSTGAHCNHLDHVTTQLPYTLAVAGVSAGGFIALGMTQSAWVGLAVTGVLFTTMIGIFYFLQPRPVAIKAV is encoded by the coding sequence ATGAATATTGTTGATTATTCCAATTCATTTTGGGCGGTTTTGCCCCCTTTCACTGCACTGGTTCTCGCTGTTGTTACCCGCCGCGTTCTTTTTTCGCTAGGAATGGGGATTGTTCTGGGTGCGCTGCTATTAACGCAATTCTCACCATTAAATGCACTGGGCTATTTACAACAAAAAGCCACGGCATTGGTGTGGGATGATGGCGCGCTGAACTGGTGGAACATTCATATTCTGCTGTTTTTATTCTTGCTGGGCGGAATGACCGCGATGTTAACGCTTTCTGGTGGTAGCCGCGCTTTTGCGCAGTGGGCCAGACAGCGGATTAAGACACAACGTGGCGCTAAGTTGCTGACCGTATTCTTAGGTGCCTTCATCTTTATTGATGACTATTTTAACAGTTTGGCCGTAGGCTCGATTGCTCGCCCAGTAACCGATCGCGCTCATATTTCGCGTGCCAAGCTGGCCTATATTCTGGACTCCACCGCCGCACCGGTGTGCGTGATGATGCCGGCGTCTAGCTGGGGGGCGTACATTATCACCATTATTGGTGGTATTTTGACCACACACGGTGTGACCGAATACACCCCGTTGGGCGCGTTTGTTGCTATGGTGCCGATGAACCTGTACGCCATTTTTGCGCTGGTGATGGTGCTGGTGGTGTCTTGGTTGTCACTGAATATCGGTCCGATGCGTCGTCATGAGCGCATGGCCAGCGAAGGGATCTCCCTGACCGGCCGTGAGATGGAAGAGCAGAGCAACGATCACGGCTTTAGCGTGCGTGAGCTGGAGTCCGGTCGAGTTTCTGATCTGCTGATCCCGATTATTGCGTTAGTCGTCGTGACCGTTTCGGCGATGCTGTTTACCGGTTATCAGGTACTGGCCGCCAATAATCAGCCATTTGGCATTATCGGTGCGTTTGAAAATACCAATGTTGGCCTGTCACTGGTGAGCGGTGGCTGTGTGGGTCTGTTGTTATCGGTGTTGACCACCGTGCGTCAGCGTGTGGCGATGGCCGATCTGCTGCAAGCACTGCTCAGCGGTATGCGCTCAATGTTGCCTGCAGTCTATATCCTGCTGTTTGCTTGGACTATCGGTGCGGTGATCAAGGATATGTCGACCGGTAAGTACCTGTCGTCGTTGATTCAGGGCAACTTGCCACTGAGCCTGCTGCCGGTGCTGCTGTTTATGGTGGCGGGTCTGATGGCGTTTTCCACCGGCACTAGCTGGGGTACATTTGGGATCATGCTGCCGATTGCGGCGGATATGGCGGCTGCGGCGGATATCGCCATGCTGTTACCATCCATGGCTGCGGTTATGGCGGGCGCGGTATTTGGCGATCACTGTTCACCGATTTCCGATACCACTATCTTGTCCTCCACTGGCGCGCACTGTAATCACTTAGATCACGTGACGACGCAGTTGCCATACACCTTAGCGGTTGCGGGGGTGTCGGCGGGTGGCTTTATTGCGCTGGGCATGACGCAGTCAGCGTGGGTCGGGTTGGCCGTGACCGGTGTCCTGTTCACTACCATGATTGGCATCTTTTATTTCCTGCAGCCACGACCTGTGGCGATAAAAGCAGTATGA
- a CDS encoding YeeE/YedE family protein: MLSESFTFASALLGLAGGAMIGLSALLLLKGAGRIAGISGILNGLLHPDKNWLWRALFIVGMVAGGGYTAKLMGITLGATLSASWPLLIIAGFLVGFGARLGNGCTSGHGICGMGRLSVRSIIATSTFMLTGFITVYLLKHVFGG, encoded by the coding sequence ATGCTTTCTGAGAGCTTTACTTTTGCTAGTGCCCTGCTAGGACTCGCGGGCGGCGCGATGATCGGCTTATCAGCACTGCTGCTGCTCAAAGGTGCAGGCCGGATCGCGGGGATCAGTGGGATCCTGAACGGCCTTTTGCATCCCGATAAAAACTGGTTGTGGCGCGCCCTGTTTATTGTCGGCATGGTCGCCGGTGGGGGCTACACCGCCAAGCTGATGGGGATCACCTTAGGTGCAACGTTAAGCGCATCGTGGCCACTGCTGATCATCGCCGGTTTTCTGGTCGGTTTTGGTGCACGCTTAGGCAATGGCTGTACCAGCGGCCACGGGATCTGCGGCATGGGACGCCTCTCAGTACGCTCCATCATCGCCACCAGCACCTTTATGCTGACCGGTTTTATCACTGTGTATCTGTTAAAGCATGTATTTGGCGGTTAA
- a CDS encoding thymidine kinase produces MAQLYFYYSAMNAGKSTALLQSSYNYQERGLRTLIFTAEIDNRFGVGKISSRIGLSADALLFSPQTDLLACIDAEHQTQPIDCVLIDECQFLSREQVEQLTDVVDRLDIPVLCYGLRTDFQGELFLGSKYLLAWADKLVELKTICYCGRKANMVLRLNADGVAMRDGEQVQIGGNESYVSVCRKHYKAAFDNK; encoded by the coding sequence ATGGCGCAGCTCTATTTTTACTATTCAGCGATGAATGCGGGGAAATCGACCGCGTTGTTACAGTCGTCTTATAACTATCAGGAGCGTGGCCTGCGTACCCTGATTTTCACCGCCGAAATTGATAACCGCTTTGGTGTAGGGAAAATCAGCTCCCGCATTGGTTTATCGGCTGATGCGTTACTGTTTTCTCCGCAGACAGATCTGTTGGCCTGCATTGATGCCGAGCATCAAACGCAGCCGATAGATTGCGTGTTGATTGACGAATGCCAGTTCCTCAGTCGTGAACAAGTCGAGCAGTTGACCGATGTGGTCGATCGTTTGGACATCCCAGTATTGTGCTATGGCTTACGTACTGACTTCCAAGGTGAGCTGTTCCTTGGCAGTAAATACCTGTTGGCGTGGGCAGATAAGCTGGTTGAGCTGAAAACTATCTGCTATTGCGGACGCAAGGCCAATATGGTGCTGCGCCTCAATGCCGATGGCGTGGCGATGCGTGACGGTGAGCAGGTGCAGATCGGCGGTAATGAAAGTTACGTTTCGGTGTGCCGCAAACACTATAAAGCCGCATTCGATAACAAGTAA
- a CDS encoding exonuclease domain-containing protein has protein sequence MSAPSSCYLAIALQVSCHEQDFSCEIDNEIIELMAKIVTPEGQSTASFHALIQPKLEPELSEECIQHSGLSQQQIDDADTFPDVMQQLMHWLADYPVSGWMSWGKTDAVLLSADCARTDAPWPLPDDLAYLDARRWVMGNNGQMPSSNAPIQTRIDALVALLPHMLAN, from the coding sequence ATGAGCGCACCATCAAGTTGCTACCTTGCCATCGCCCTGCAGGTTTCCTGCCACGAGCAGGATTTCTCCTGTGAAATTGATAATGAAATCATTGAATTGATGGCAAAGATTGTGACGCCTGAAGGACAATCCACTGCATCTTTCCATGCCCTCATCCAGCCTAAACTGGAGCCGGAGCTTAGCGAAGAGTGTATACAGCACTCCGGCCTGAGTCAGCAGCAGATTGACGATGCGGACACCTTTCCCGATGTCATGCAGCAATTGATGCACTGGCTGGCAGATTATCCGGTGAGTGGCTGGATGAGCTGGGGAAAAACCGATGCTGTGCTGCTGAGCGCCGACTGCGCCCGAACCGATGCGCCGTGGCCACTGCCTGATGACTTAGCCTACCTGGATGCGCGCCGCTGGGTGATGGGCAATAACGGCCAGATGCCATCTTCCAATGCGCCAATACAAACGCGTATCGATGCGTTGGTAGCCTTATTGCCGCACATGTTGGCGAACTAA
- a CDS encoding DUF6691 family protein, translating to MRYLFSLLCGLLFGSGLTVSGMNEPARVQGFLDLAGPWDPTLAFVMGGALVVFGIGYFRWVKSCPQALCGDPIPPVPAKKLDVKLIGGAAVFGIGWGLAGICPGPAITLLAAPSLGVLLFVAAMLIGLWVGDWMAR from the coding sequence ATGCGTTATCTGTTCAGCCTGTTATGTGGCCTGTTGTTTGGCAGCGGACTGACTGTTTCCGGAATGAATGAGCCGGCACGGGTACAGGGCTTTTTAGACTTGGCCGGACCGTGGGACCCAACACTGGCCTTCGTGATGGGCGGCGCGTTAGTGGTGTTCGGTATCGGTTATTTCCGGTGGGTGAAAAGCTGTCCACAAGCACTGTGTGGCGATCCCATTCCGCCCGTTCCGGCTAAAAAGTTGGATGTAAAATTGATTGGCGGCGCTGCGGTATTCGGTATTGGTTGGGGACTGGCAGGGATCTGCCCAGGACCGGCCATCACCTTATTGGCCGCGCCCTCGCTTGGCGTATTGTTATTTGTCGCAGCTATGCTGATAGGCTTGTGGGTTGGCGACTGGATGGCGCGTTGA
- a CDS encoding NAD-dependent epimerase — protein sequence MKFLVTGAAGFIGASLSERLLALGHQVVGIDNLNDYYDVSLKQARLARLTPHAQFSFYPLDLADRDGMATLFAREQFDRVINLAAQAGVRYSLEKPMEYVDSNLVGFANILEGCRHNKVQHLLYASSSSVYGLNRKMPFSTDDSVDHPISLYAATKKANELMAHTYSHLYGIPTTGLRFFTVYGPWGRPDMALFKFTKAILAGEPIDVYNYGNMQRDFTFIDDIVESIVRLQDVIPQPNPEWTVETGSPATSSAPYKVYNIGNNEPVMLMEYIEALESALGMEAQKNMLPIQPGDVLNTSSDTSELYKTIGFKPKTTVRDGVQQFVDWYREFYQQ from the coding sequence ATGAAATTTCTGGTTACCGGCGCGGCCGGTTTTATCGGAGCTAGTCTGAGTGAGCGTCTGTTGGCGCTCGGTCATCAGGTGGTCGGTATTGATAATCTTAACGATTATTACGATGTGAGCCTGAAACAAGCGCGCCTAGCTCGCTTAACCCCACATGCACAGTTCAGTTTTTATCCACTGGATTTGGCTGATCGCGATGGTATGGCGACGTTGTTCGCCCGTGAGCAGTTTGATCGCGTGATTAACTTAGCGGCGCAAGCCGGTGTGCGTTATTCGCTGGAAAAACCGATGGAGTACGTAGACTCCAATCTGGTGGGCTTTGCCAATATTCTGGAAGGTTGCCGACACAATAAGGTTCAGCATCTGCTGTATGCATCCTCCAGCTCCGTGTACGGCTTGAACCGTAAGATGCCGTTCTCGACGGATGATTCGGTCGACCACCCGATCTCGCTGTATGCGGCCACTAAAAAAGCCAATGAGCTGATGGCGCATACCTATTCCCATCTGTATGGGATCCCAACTACAGGCCTGCGTTTCTTTACCGTGTATGGTCCGTGGGGACGCCCTGATATGGCGCTGTTCAAGTTCACCAAAGCGATTTTGGCCGGTGAACCGATTGATGTGTATAACTACGGTAATATGCAGCGTGATTTCACCTTTATCGATGATATCGTGGAATCGATTGTGCGTTTGCAGGATGTGATCCCACAACCAAACCCAGAGTGGACGGTGGAAACCGGTTCACCAGCTACTAGCTCTGCGCCGTATAAAGTGTACAACATCGGTAATAATGAACCGGTGATGTTGATGGAGTATATCGAAGCGCTGGAGTCGGCACTGGGTATGGAAGCACAGAAAAACATGCTACCAATTCAGCCCGGCGATGTGCTAAATACCAGCTCTGATACGTCTGAGTTGTACAAGACTATCGGCTTTAAGCCGAAAACGACGGTACGTGATGGCGTTCAGCAGTTTGTTGACTGGTATCGTGAGTTTTATCAGCAATAA
- a CDS encoding UDP-glucose dehydrogenase family protein produces MKVTVFGIGYVGLVQAAVLAEVGHDVMCVDVDARKVENLKNGIIPIYEPGLTPLVKSNYAAGRLTFTTDAKSGVDHGEIQFIAVGTPPDEDGSADLQYVLAVAKTIATHMQSHKIVVDKSTVPVGTADKVRAAITEVLQARGSELAFDVVSNPEFLKEGAAVSDCMKPDRIVIGSDNADAVEMMRELYAPFNRNHDRLICMDVRSAELTKYAANCMLATKISFMNEMANLAERLGADIEMVRKGIGSDPRIGYHFIYPGCGYGGSCFPKDVQALVRTSESIGYQPQLLQAVEAVNNRQKYRLPTLIKQHFGEDLRGKTFALWGLSFKPNTDDMREASSRVLMEELWQAGAKVQAYDPEAMEETQRIYGLRDDLLLLGTKDAALNNADALIICTEWQNFRAPDFDLLKDKLRHPVIFDGRNLYEPERMQKRGFTYYAIGRGASVQAGPSA; encoded by the coding sequence ATGAAGGTTACCGTATTTGGTATCGGGTATGTGGGGCTGGTTCAGGCAGCCGTACTCGCTGAGGTCGGTCATGACGTGATGTGTGTCGACGTTGATGCCCGCAAAGTTGAGAATTTGAAAAACGGCATTATCCCAATTTATGAGCCGGGTCTAACTCCGCTGGTAAAGAGTAATTATGCTGCAGGTCGCCTGACCTTTACTACCGATGCCAAATCCGGTGTCGATCATGGCGAGATTCAATTCATTGCTGTGGGTACACCGCCTGATGAAGATGGTTCAGCAGATCTGCAATATGTGTTGGCGGTAGCGAAAACCATCGCCACTCACATGCAATCACACAAAATTGTGGTGGATAAATCCACGGTTCCGGTCGGTACCGCAGATAAAGTGCGTGCCGCGATTACCGAAGTTCTGCAAGCGCGCGGTTCAGAGCTGGCCTTTGATGTGGTATCTAACCCAGAGTTTCTCAAAGAGGGCGCAGCGGTTTCTGACTGCATGAAACCCGATCGCATAGTGATTGGTTCTGATAACGCCGATGCGGTTGAAATGATGCGTGAACTGTACGCGCCATTTAACCGTAACCACGATCGTTTGATCTGCATGGATGTGCGCAGCGCCGAGCTGACCAAATATGCAGCCAACTGCATGTTGGCGACCAAAATCAGCTTCATGAACGAGATGGCGAATCTGGCAGAGCGTCTGGGCGCCGATATCGAAATGGTACGTAAAGGGATCGGCTCTGATCCGCGTATTGGCTACCACTTTATCTATCCTGGTTGTGGCTACGGCGGCTCTTGCTTCCCGAAAGATGTGCAGGCTCTGGTGCGGACTTCCGAATCAATTGGCTATCAGCCACAGTTGCTGCAAGCGGTTGAGGCGGTGAACAATCGTCAGAAATACCGTTTACCAACTCTGATTAAGCAGCACTTTGGTGAAGATCTGCGTGGCAAAACATTCGCTCTGTGGGGGCTGTCTTTCAAGCCGAACACGGATGATATGCGCGAAGCTTCTAGCCGCGTATTGATGGAGGAGTTGTGGCAAGCCGGCGCCAAGGTTCAGGCCTATGATCCAGAAGCGATGGAAGAAACGCAGCGCATCTACGGTCTGCGTGATGACTTGCTGCTGCTGGGAACGAAAGATGCTGCGCTGAATAATGCCGATGCACTGATCATCTGTACCGAATGGCAGAATTTCCGGGCGCCAGATTTTGATTTGCTCAAAGACAAGCTGCGTCATCCAGTCATTTTTGATGGGCGTAACCTGTACGAGCCAGAGCGTATGCAAAAACGTGGTTTCACCTACTACGCCATTGGTCGTGGGGCGTCAGTACAGGCCGGTCCATCCGCATAA
- a CDS encoding SmdB family multidrug efflux ABC transporter permease/ATP-binding protein, with amino-acid sequence MLNRSEQWPTLKRLLGYGQPYRRDFILATAMLWLASAAEVGGPLLVSYFIDHFLAAGRLPLWPVLSLLVAFLLLQVAAGTLHYFQSLRFNKVALKVVQDIRCDVFNAAVMQPLAVFDTQPVGQLISKVTNDTEVIKDLYVTVLVTLLRNIALISVMLVAMFSLNWKMALVASVMFPVVLTVMAVYQKRSIPVVRAVRERLAGINDGFNETISGIHVIQQMRQEARMGEKLAAQSHAHYRSRMQALRLDAVLLRPLLSLISACILSGLLMVFGFSAAGSVGVGVLYAFISYLGRMNEPLIELTSQQSMLQQSIVAGERIFSLMDAPAQHYGEHAQPLPDGRIAIEDVSFGYKPNEPVLQQISLQVPDGDFVALVGHTGSGKSTLASLLMGYYPVAQGQIALGGQPIAQLSHDVLRRDIAMVQQDPVVLAASVRDNVTLGREVSDSLIWEVLEQVQLDGVVRAMNAGLDTLLGEQGNNLSVGQKQLLALARVLVQQPKILILDEATANIDSGTEQAIQTALAVVRKHTTLVVIAHRLSTIVEASQIVVLHRGRIVEQGTHEALLARNGRYTQMWTLQQTGTSMSVA; translated from the coding sequence ATGTTAAATCGTTCCGAACAGTGGCCGACTCTCAAGCGTTTATTAGGCTATGGTCAGCCTTATCGCCGCGATTTTATTCTGGCGACCGCGATGCTGTGGTTAGCGTCTGCGGCGGAAGTCGGTGGGCCGCTGTTGGTCAGCTATTTCATTGATCATTTTTTGGCGGCTGGACGTTTACCCCTATGGCCGGTTTTAAGCTTATTGGTGGCGTTTTTATTGCTGCAAGTGGCGGCGGGGACGCTGCACTATTTTCAATCTCTGCGCTTTAACAAAGTAGCGTTGAAAGTGGTGCAGGATATTCGGTGTGATGTGTTTAATGCCGCAGTCATGCAGCCGCTGGCCGTATTTGATACTCAGCCGGTCGGGCAATTGATCTCGAAAGTGACCAATGACACCGAGGTGATTAAAGATCTGTACGTTACGGTGTTGGTGACATTGCTGCGCAATATCGCGCTGATCAGCGTCATGTTGGTGGCGATGTTCTCGCTGAACTGGAAGATGGCGCTGGTGGCCTCAGTGATGTTCCCTGTGGTGTTGACCGTGATGGCGGTGTATCAAAAGCGCAGTATTCCGGTGGTGCGTGCGGTGCGGGAACGGTTAGCGGGGATCAATGATGGCTTTAACGAAACCATCAGCGGGATCCATGTGATCCAGCAAATGCGACAAGAAGCGCGCATGGGTGAAAAACTGGCGGCGCAAAGTCATGCCCACTATCGCTCGCGTATGCAGGCTTTGCGTCTGGATGCGGTGTTATTGCGCCCACTGTTAAGCCTGATTTCTGCCTGTATTCTGAGCGGCCTCCTGATGGTGTTTGGCTTTTCAGCAGCCGGCAGTGTGGGGGTTGGCGTACTGTATGCGTTTATCAGCTATTTGGGGCGCATGAATGAGCCGCTGATTGAGCTGACCTCACAGCAATCCATGTTGCAGCAATCAATTGTAGCGGGTGAGCGGATTTTCTCGTTGATGGACGCTCCAGCGCAGCACTACGGTGAGCATGCGCAACCGCTGCCGGACGGGCGTATCGCCATTGAGGATGTCTCTTTCGGTTATAAGCCGAATGAACCGGTGTTGCAGCAGATCTCGTTGCAGGTGCCGGATGGCGATTTTGTGGCCTTGGTCGGTCATACTGGCAGCGGTAAAAGTACCTTAGCCAGCTTGCTGATGGGCTATTACCCTGTCGCGCAGGGGCAAATTGCCTTAGGTGGACAGCCGATTGCTCAGTTATCCCATGACGTGCTGCGGCGCGATATCGCGATGGTGCAGCAAGATCCGGTGGTGTTGGCCGCCTCGGTACGTGATAACGTCACCTTGGGGCGCGAAGTGAGCGATAGCCTGATTTGGGAGGTACTGGAGCAGGTGCAGCTCGATGGCGTGGTTCGCGCCATGAATGCAGGACTGGATACCTTGCTGGGCGAGCAGGGCAACAATCTGTCGGTGGGGCAAAAACAGTTGCTGGCGCTGGCGCGGGTATTGGTACAGCAACCGAAGATTCTGATCCTCGATGAGGCGACGGCCAATATTGACTCCGGTACTGAGCAGGCAATTCAAACCGCGCTGGCTGTGGTGCGGAAACATACCACCCTAGTGGTGATTGCCCACCGTTTGTCGACTATTGTGGAAGCCAGTCAGATTGTAGTGTTGCACCGTGGCCGGATTGTCGAGCAGGGTACCCATGAGGCGCTGTTGGCGCGTAATGGCCGCTACACCCAGATGTGGACGTTACAACAAACGGGGACGTCAATGTCGGTTGCATGA
- a CDS encoding H-NS family nucleoid-associated regulatory protein: MSDMIKLLTNIRNMRALARELPMEQLDDMLEKLTTVVEERRHEAEQNRAENEERQRKLQQYREMLIADGIDPNELLNLLADNAPAKKSKRAARPAKYEYRDENGELKTWTGQGRTPALIKKALEEGASLESFAITA; this comes from the coding sequence ATGAGCGACATGATTAAGCTGTTAACCAATATTCGTAACATGCGAGCTCTGGCCCGCGAGCTTCCTATGGAACAACTGGATGATATGCTGGAAAAGCTGACCACTGTGGTGGAAGAGCGCCGTCATGAAGCCGAACAAAATCGGGCTGAAAATGAAGAGCGTCAGCGTAAATTGCAGCAATACCGCGAAATGCTGATTGCTGACGGCATTGATCCTAACGAACTGCTGAATCTGCTGGCTGATAATGCACCAGCGAAAAAATCTAAGCGCGCAGCTCGCCCAGCCAAATACGAATACCGTGATGAAAATGGTGAGTTAAAAACCTGGACAGGCCAAGGCCGCACGCCAGCGCTGATCAAAAAAGCACTGGAAGAAGGTGCTAGCCTGGAAAGCTTTGCCATCACCGCTTAA